The genomic segment ATGATGAATTGACGGGCCCGGTGGGATTTGAACCCACGGCCTACGGGTGTCTCCCGTTTCGTGGTTAAGAGCCTCGGCCTCCCGATTAACCAGGACCGCCGCTCCACCATGCTGAGCTACGGGCCCTTAATGAGTGCCTGNAGCCATGCCTTTTTAAGGTTTTCGAGTAATTAATAATAATTACTCCAGAGCCTTCAAAACGATTGATGCAATTGCTCTCGCGAGGGGCACCGGCACCGCTTCACCGACTTGGTTGAATTGTTCATCCTTGCTGCCATGGAATACATGGGAATCGGGGAAACCCATTAACCTGGCTTGCTCCCTCACGGTGAGTATCCTGTCCTCAATTGGGTGAATAAATCTCACGCTTCCCATCACTGTTGGCGCTAATTTATTCATGCTTAGCCTAACGNAGTTGGAGTGGAGGTGCTTTGCGCCCCTGAACTTATAGAGGGATGCGCCCCAGGGCACCTTCGGTATCCTCTTCATCTTGCTGCTGCTCACTGTCACTGATTCATGATTGGGGAAACCAGTGTCGGGGGCCGGTAGACCAGCTAGTGCCTCGCCCACTGTCACTATTTTTCTGGACTTCGGGGGATTTATTTCGATATTTGAAATGAAGACCCTCCTCCTAACGCTGGGGGTCCCATAATCCTCTGCATGAAGAATGTTGAAGAACACTCGATACCCTGCTCTCTCGAATTCACGCATTAATGCGGTTCGTAGCCCATCCTCCATTATTGCGGCCACGTTCTCCATAACGAATACGCGGGGCCGTAATTCACTCACCATCCTAATGAAGTGCAGCGTTAATTGCCCTAATTCATCCATGTAAAGCCTATCCAGCGGATCCTTCATCCTATTTGGGTTAGCGGTGGTGAATGCTTCGCAGGGCGGCCCCCCAATCACTACATCCACGTCGCCCACATACCTCCCCACATCTATTCCGCTTAGTTCCCTAATGTCCCTCGGCAGCGTAATGGCGTTTGGGAAGTTGGAGCTGAATGTTCTGGCCGCGCTCCAGTTATTCTCTATTCCAAGGAGAACATTAAATCCAGCCTCCCTGAACCCCTCGCTGAACCCACCGCCTCCGGCGAATAAGTCAACCACGCTCGGCGTCACTCCTCGGTCACGCTGAAGTTGCCCTCATAAAGTACATCGATTAGCTCCTCAAAGAAGTTGCCCCTTGGCCTAAGCACCGTTACTTCGTTTCCATCCATGAATGCGAAGGCCACGTTGCGTAGACCGTAATTCCCCGCTAATCGCTTCCTATAGAATTCGCCGGCCTCAGGCCTATACGGCATGTCCAGAACCACTAGCTTGGGGGTTCCAACGTAGGTATTGATTAGTTTATTAAATACCGTTAACCAGGGACACAGGAACATTATGCCGCGCCTGCTCTCCGAGAAGAGCATGTAAACGGCGCCGCACCTAATTGATTTATTGAATGTATACTCGCCATGGAGACCTATGCGTCTCCGCAATTCGCGTCCCCTCGAGTCCTTTATCTTCATTATCTCTCTCCTCAACTCCATTGGATCCAGCAATGGATTAAGCACTGCCTCATCATTTGCGCCAAGCCTAGCTATATCGCCCACGAATTCCGCATCCAATCCCTTTAATGGGTCGACGCCATACATTGCCGTCATGAATGCCCTATTCGGGTGAATCCCCCACGCAGCAAGCTCTATGAGGGCCATGTCAAGGGGACTATCCATGTACTTAGCTAATGCATCGCCGGCCCTTATTGGCCTTGGCGCTGGGATGCTCATGAGGAATTGGATTAAATAATCAGGTATGAAGAGCAAATCGCGGGATGCATGCATGAGCACTCCAGCCCTCATTAAGTCAGTGAGGCTGCAGTCCCGCCTCGCCATCAATAATTGTATTCTTAGATTAACCTCGCTGGCCTGGGTCTTCATGTAGTGCCACAATAAGCCAAGCACGTCGCTCGGCACATTGAGCTCAGCTAACCTATGCTTAACTAGGCTCTCCAGCGCCGGGAAACTGGCCTCTAGGCTCCTTAATTTATCGCCCTTCTCCTCCTCGTCCAGGTAAGGAATACCCCTATACTTATCCAGCAATTGTTGATAGTCGTTGCCGTACCTCAGCGAGTAATCAGCGATTAACGCCTCCTCATCCGCTGCCTTAAGTGCCTGGTAATAGGCCTCGGCATCCTCTGCATCGCTATAATTCATTGAGATAATTTGGAGACAAGCCTTAATAATGCTTTCCTCCCCGGCATCAATGAATTTAACCGCCCCCGTTCCCATTCCGTAAAAATTTAATAACTAAGCTGAGCCGTGTTTTTTATGCCGTTCAGCCACACTAAGGACGTTGGCCCAGCAGGCAGATTTAGAGCCAGGTATGGAGTGGGGATCAGGAGGAGAGTAGTTCAGGTAGAGGTAAAGCAGAAGGGCAGGCATAGGTGCCCCAGATGTAAGTCCATCACTAAAATGAAGAGGATAGCCCTAGGCATTTGGCAGTGCCCCAAGTGCGGCTTCACGTTTGCGGGCGGCGCTTGGGTTCCTCAAACAATAATGGGCAAGACGATAACTCCAGAGGAACTTAAGAGCGTTGAGAACTTGAAGGCGCAATGGAAGGTAAAGAACAAGAAATAGCAACAATGATTCTATTAACCACGTCCCGAGACCCATCCCAGAGAACCCGACAATTCATCAATGAATTAATCAAGTGCATTCCAGGCTCCACAAAGCTCAATAGGGGCAAGACCCCTCTACGCATATTGATTCATGAGTCCCCAACATTGATTCAAGTAGTGGAGCGTAATGGTAATCCAGGAGAGATAAGGCTATACCGAAACGGTAGGCTAGAGCTCCTCATGATAATCCAAGGCATTAAGTTACTGAAAGATATGCACGCCATCAATAGGAGGCGAGCAACGACGCTCTCTGCCGTTGGGAGGGGGTGGGTCGCGGAAGCCATCAGTCAAGCCCTTGGGATACAGCTCTATCCAGCGAGTGATCCAGGGGAGCTGCGGGGATCAAGCGATGCCATAGCGCTTATTGCTGAGGCGGGGGGTTCTTGGCGGCTTGAGTTCCTCGATGGCGTAGATCTAGGTCCCTGTGGCCCATCCATAATAATGAGCAGCGTCAAGCTGGTGATAAAGTGAAGGCGATATTCAGGGTATGCGGTGGAGACGTGAACCTAATTGCACGCGTCTTCACTGCGCTTGAGAAGGAGCTTAAGTTTAGGCGGGGCTCGGCTAGGGTTAGCGGCGTCGGTGATGGGTGCCTCGAAATAATCATAACAGCAAATGACTTAACTAGCCTGCGGAGCCTAA from the Thermocladium sp. ECH_B genome contains:
- a CDS encoding modification methylase — its product is MTPSVVDLFAGGGGFSEGFREAGFNVLLGIENNWSAARTFSSNFPNAITLPRDIRELSGIDVGRYVGDVDVVIGGPPCEAFTTANPNRMKDPLDRLYMDELGQLTLHFIRMVSELRPRVFVMENVAAIMEDGLRTALMREFERAGYRVFFNILHAEDYGTPSVRRRVFISNIEINPPKSRKIVTVGEALAGLPAPDTGFPNHESVTVSSSKMKRIPKVPWGASLYKFRGAKHLHSNXVRLSMNKLAPTVMGSVRFIHPIEDRILTVREQARLMGFPDSHVFHGSKDEQFNQVGEAVPVPLARAIASIVLKALE
- a CDS encoding 50S ribosomal protein L37, which gives rise to MPFSHTKDVGPAGRFRARYGVGIRRRVVQVEVKQKGRHRCPRCKSITKMKRIALGIWQCPKCGFTFAGGAWVPQTIMGKTITPEELKSVENLKAQWKVKNKK